The following nucleotide sequence is from Juglans microcarpa x Juglans regia isolate MS1-56 chromosome 6D, Jm3101_v1.0, whole genome shotgun sequence.
TTAATGCTGCTGAGTAAAAAGAATgggtagaaaaagaaaaactttggtCATTTTCTTGTGAAGAACGGAAACAAGATATTCTAGATGCTTTGATCACTATAGATTGACCAATTTGCATGATGAATCTTGACTTGTTAATGCACTTTTATGAGTGAGGTAAATGTTAAGGTTCCATCAATCACTGGGACTTATCTGGACCGTACGTGTGATACACGCGCGTTGAATGTGCAGAACTATATATGAAAGGATGAATCTGATCcaagtaccttttttttttattcatcctCTCCAATCCCatcacagacacacacacaaatgCGCACACAGGAGTCTCTGCAGTCAGGGCTCTGAAGTCAATGCCACTTGTACATACAAACATGGAGATATGaatttatttgataaattttggcACAGATGCTGATGGCCAAATAAATTCGTAATTCAACCAATACCCTTTATTCTTGATCAAATTCCCAAAACCGTTGTGCATTTTCTCTCTGGCCAATCAACCCCAacacccaccaaaaaaaaaaaaaaaaatgcaattttctTCAAGACTGATAGAGACTATAATATAGAAACCAAGGTCTCCAGAGACGCATGAGAGATAAGCAGCgcacacaaaaacaaaaagcacaGCAAATAAGCAACCTTTCCCCATCCAAACCTTGTTTTTCACTCATCCACCCCTCCTTCTCCCACCCAAATCACCCCCCCGCAGCcccaattctctctctctctctctctcgggggTGTTGGAGATGGACCCATCAATGGAAAAAACCTCAAAACCCCATGAAAGAGAGAACCTATTTCCCATAAACTCCCAACCAGCAATGTCACCAACAGTGTGTGCAGCAGCAACAGCAATGGGCTCCAAAACCCCACCCCGCCTCTCACCCCAAAAGCCATCCCCAGATCTGACTCCAACCCCTACCCAACGACTTTTGTTCAAGCGGACACCTCTACCTTTAAACAAGTTGTCCAAATGCTCACGGGCTCATCGGAGACCGCCAAACCATCGCCGAGGCCGAACCAAGATCCATCACAAGCTCCGTCCAAGAACCATAGCATACCACCTATCAGGACTGCACAAAAGAAGCAACAAGGGTTCAAACTCTACGAGAGGAGGAACAACCTCAAGAACAGCCTCATGAT
It contains:
- the LOC121235571 gene encoding VQ motif-containing protein 4-like; amino-acid sequence: MNLIQREPISHKLPTSNVTNSVCSSNSNGLQNPTPPLTPKAIPRSDSNPYPTTFVQADTSTFKQVVQMLTGSSETAKPSPRPNQDPSQAPSKNHSIPPIRTAQKKQQGFKLYERRNNLKNSLMINTLMPNFAQNPGFSPRKPEILSPSLLDFPSLALSPVTPLNGEDPFDKSSSPSLGSSSEEEKAIAEKKFYLHPSPMTTPRDSQPQLLPLFPVTSPRVTGSSS